One Mesorhizobium sp. L-2-11 genomic region harbors:
- a CDS encoding pilus assembly protein TadG-related protein, translating into MSEPLLGRISRAARSMLGDLKANFAVMTALCAPFALALAAFAIDEGSIYVERREAQAMTDLAAITAASNINNFEAAVVTTLGDNGMPGIVVQKAGQTITPALGKTIVSVTPGRYSAESSLGVDKRFEAGKTPYNAVHVALKKIPARYFASSVIPTPVIGTEATASVAPQAMFSVGSRLLSVNGGILNALLSKFLGGNIALSVMDYNALIAADVNLLSFIDALAVEMQLTGVSYSEVLASKATVGQIATAMANVSPVGSTSKLALQTIASRTTNTVKIPLNHLVDLGSMGQLGLGQKSPGFSVDASAMGMLTTAAALANGSKQVELNLGATIPGLASTTLAIAVGEPAQFSPWLTIGEKGAVVRTAQTRIKLVASVGGGNANLGGGISLLSVKLPLHVEVASAEAKLTDISCPTGHPDSLKVTIAARPGLASLHLGASDADSSPSAFADFSNPQSFQPAEMAQVSVKLLFLTLNLIGVNGSAAVEIANTDPTILTFNSTDIANKTIKTASTKNLAQSLTTSLVNNLSLSVSALGLGLDVTALLGTVKPAVVALLNGVTAPVDDLVYNVLAALGVHVGEADVRVMGATCGRAVLVQ; encoded by the coding sequence ATGTCGGAACCTTTGCTGGGGAGAATCAGCCGGGCCGCCCGCTCGATGCTCGGCGACCTCAAGGCGAACTTCGCCGTCATGACGGCGCTGTGCGCACCGTTCGCGCTGGCGCTGGCTGCTTTCGCCATTGATGAAGGCTCGATCTATGTGGAACGCCGGGAAGCCCAGGCAATGACCGATCTGGCGGCAATCACCGCCGCCTCCAACATCAACAACTTTGAAGCCGCGGTGGTCACCACGCTCGGCGACAACGGAATGCCGGGCATCGTTGTTCAGAAGGCAGGGCAGACGATCACCCCCGCCCTCGGAAAGACTATCGTTTCGGTCACCCCCGGCCGATATTCGGCAGAGTCGTCGCTCGGCGTCGACAAGCGCTTCGAGGCCGGCAAAACGCCCTACAACGCCGTCCATGTCGCGCTCAAAAAGATTCCTGCCCGCTACTTTGCGAGTTCCGTCATTCCTACGCCGGTGATCGGCACTGAAGCTACCGCCAGCGTTGCGCCGCAGGCGATGTTCTCGGTCGGGTCCAGGCTTCTCAGCGTCAATGGCGGCATCCTCAACGCTCTTCTCAGCAAGTTCCTGGGCGGCAACATCGCGCTCAGCGTCATGGACTACAACGCTCTGATCGCTGCCGACGTGAACCTGCTTTCGTTCATTGATGCCCTTGCCGTTGAGATGCAGCTGACAGGTGTCAGCTATTCGGAGGTGCTGGCTTCGAAAGCGACAGTGGGCCAGATAGCCACCGCCATGGCCAATGTTTCACCCGTTGGCAGCACCAGCAAGCTGGCTTTGCAGACAATCGCGTCAAGGACCACCAACACAGTCAAGATACCGCTCAATCATCTTGTCGATCTTGGATCGATGGGCCAGCTTGGCCTTGGGCAAAAGTCGCCCGGCTTTTCAGTCGACGCCAGCGCCATGGGCATGCTGACCACCGCCGCTGCACTGGCCAACGGCTCGAAGCAGGTCGAGCTCAATCTCGGAGCCACCATTCCGGGGCTTGCCTCCACCACGCTCGCCATTGCAGTCGGCGAACCTGCACAATTCTCGCCATGGCTGACAATCGGCGAGAAGGGCGCCGTGGTGCGCACGGCGCAGACGCGGATCAAGCTGGTGGCGTCCGTCGGCGGCGGCAATGCGAATCTCGGTGGCGGCATCAGCCTGCTGTCCGTCAAACTGCCGCTTCATGTCGAGGTGGCCTCTGCCGAAGCCAAGCTGACCGACATCAGCTGCCCGACGGGGCACCCCGACAGTTTGAAGGTTACCATTGCCGCTCGTCCGGGCCTTGCCTCGCTGCACCTTGGGGCCAGCGATGCCGATAGCAGCCCAAGCGCCTTCGCCGATTTCAGCAACCCACAATCATTTCAACCTGCCGAAATGGCGCAGGTCAGCGTGAAGCTTCTGTTTCTCACTCTCAACCTGATCGGGGTGAACGGTTCTGCGGCCGTTGAGATCGCCAACACCGATCCTACGATCTTGACCTTCAACAGCACCGACATCGCCAACAAGACGATAAAGACCGCTTCCACGAAAAACCTGGCGCAATCTCTCACCACGTCGCTGGTCAACAATCTGTCGCTTTCGGTCAGTGCGCTGGGCCTCGGACTTGATGTAACCGCCTTGCTCGGAACCGTGAAGCCGGCAGTGGTGGCGCTGCTGAACGGCGTGACGGCGCCTGTCGATGACCTGGTTTACAACGTGCTTGCGGCACTGGGCGTGCATGTCGGCGAGGCCGATGTCCGGGTCATGGGCGCGACTTGCGGGCGCGCCGTGCTTGTTCAATGA
- a CDS encoding TadE/TadG family type IV pilus assembly protein — MRQLRRKLCQFSERSGTSAIEFALLSPIFILLLLGMVAYGIYFGASHSVQQIAADAARTAIAGLNEGERQALVTSFVTNNAGGYPFVESNKLTYQAKDSTADGSQFVVSIQYDARNLPVWNLFPALPMPGTTISRQSTIRVGGI; from the coding sequence ATGCGCCAGTTAAGACGAAAATTGTGCCAGTTTAGCGAGCGGTCCGGAACTTCCGCGATTGAGTTCGCGCTGCTTTCGCCGATTTTTATCTTATTACTTCTCGGAATGGTTGCATATGGTATCTATTTTGGTGCAAGCCATTCGGTGCAGCAGATCGCAGCGGACGCCGCCCGCACGGCAATTGCCGGGCTGAACGAAGGTGAGCGCCAGGCGCTGGTGACCAGTTTCGTCACCAACAATGCCGGCGGATATCCCTTCGTCGAATCCAACAAGCTGACCTATCAGGCCAAGGACAGCACGGCCGATGGAAGCCAGTTCGTCGTGTCCATCCAATATGATGCCCGCAACCTGCCGGTCTGGAATCTGTTCCCGGCGCTGCCCATGCCTGGCACCACGATCTCACGCCAGTCGACAATCCGGGTCGGAGGCATCTGA